A genomic window from Bicyclus anynana chromosome 11, ilBicAnyn1.1, whole genome shotgun sequence includes:
- the LOC112054524 gene encoding uncharacterized protein LOC112054524 — MKRLQKCCCCASTRTGSLITASLGIILSIVTIITIWVADKHYVSYRTFIFAEDFDKKLSEMDLPRIFLTVNLCFTILICGLLIIAVLKRRSWLMLPWVVLGIVLAVGLLISVLHTSITYYLDGQQHALLATLILIGGLIYLCIYLYLWAVVFSQYLDIRDEEERGRYRKAPYKR; from the exons ATGAAGCGTTTACAGAAGTGCTGCTGCTGTGCTTCGACGCGCACCGGTTCGCTCATCACAGCGAGTCTCGGCATCATCCTGTCTATAGTGACCATCATCACGATATGGGTGGCGGACAAGCATTATGTTTCCTACCGGACGTTCATCTTTGCGGAGGACTTTGACAAAAAACTGTCAGAGATGGACC ttcCGAGAATATTTCTCACAGTCAACCTTTGCTTTACAATATTGATATGTGGACTTCTCATTATCGCTGTGTTAAAG CGACGGTCGTGGCTGATGCTGCCGTGGGTAGTGTTGGGCATCGTGTTGGCTGTTGGTCTGCTGATTAGCGTGCTGCACACGTCCATCACCTACTACCTCGATGGGCAGCAGCACGCCTTGCTGGCTACACTTATACTCATCGGTGGACTTATTTATTTGT gCATATACCTCTACCTCTGGGCAGTTGTATTCAGCCAATACTTGGACATTCGCGACGAAGAAGAGAGGGGCAGATATCGAAAGGCTCCTTACAAACGATAA
- the LOC112054534 gene encoding D-erythrulose reductase — translation MEISFKGKRILVTGAGQGIGRGIAVELWRAGANIVALSRTRTHLESLKSEYPSIDIVDVDISDWDKTRQVVESLGHFDALVNNAAVAVCEPFLTCTAADFDRMFDINVKAALNISQVVARKMVENKTHGAIVNMSSQASKAALKDHTIYSASKAALDALTRAMALELGPHGIRVNAVNPTVTMTEMAKVGWADPERSAEMKAKIPLGRFSEVSEVVNAVVFLLSEKSTMINGVELPIDGGFLAT, via the exons ATGGAAATTTCGTTTAAAGGTAAACGGATCTTAGTGACCGGTGCTGGACAAG GTATAGGCAGAGGGATTGCAGTTGAGCTATGGAGAGCTGGAGCGAATATAGTTGCATTATCTAGAACGAGGACTCATTTAGAAAGCTTAAAAAGTGAATATCCGTCCATTGACATAGTCGATGTAGACATAAGCGATTGGGACAAAACACGTCAAGTGGTGGAATCTTTAGGACATTTTGATGCTCTGGTTAATAATGCAGCTGTTGCAGTGTGTGAACCATTCCTTACTTGTACTGCTGCCGATTTTGATAG gATGTTTGATATAAATGTGAAAGCAGCTCTTAATATTAGTCAAGTAGTTGCCAGGAAAATGGTAGAAAATAAAACTCACGGTGCCATTGTCAACATGTCTTCACAAGCCTCCAAG gCAGCATTGAAAGACCATACCATATATAGTGCATCGAAGGCTGCGTTGGATGCTTTGACTCGTGCCATGGCGTTGGAGCTGGGCCCCCATGGGATCAGGGTCAACGCCGTCAACCCCACGGTCACCATGACGGAAATGGCCAAGGTCGGCTGGGCTGATCCAGAGAGGAGTGCAGAAATGAAGGCTAAAATACCATTGggaag atttagtGAAGTTTCCGAAGTGGTGAATGCTGTTGTTTTCCTGCTAAGCGAGAAGTCCACGATGATCAATGGTGTGGAACTTCCCATCGATGGGGGATTCCTCGCCACATAG
- the LOC112054533 gene encoding L-xylulose reductase-like translates to MDKYFEGKRFLVTGGCQGMGKGTVLELWRLGADVVALSHQAENLAKLKSEYPSIETACVDLSDWHATREVVDSLGLFHGLVNCAGVVFPESLLECTLEAIDQTMNVNVKGIINVTQILANKMIKNNIKGSIVNISSQTSKAAIKDHVAYAASKGAVDSMTQVMALELGPHGIRVNAVNPTVVMTELGRRVWSEPSKSQYMLSKIPLGRFAEVQEVVNAIVFLLSNKASMINAVHLPVDGGFLAT, encoded by the exons ATGGACAAGTACTTTGAAGGCAAAAGGTTTCTCGTAACTGGAGGATGTCAAG GTATGGGAAAAGGAACCGTTCTAGAGTTGTGGCGACTCGGTGCAGATGTGGTAGCTCTTTCACACCAAGCTGAAAACTTGGCGAAGTTAAAGAGCGAATACCCCTCAATAGAAACGGCATGTGTCGACCTCTCGGATTGGCACGCCACCCGGGAAGTGGTAGACTCCCTGGGACTGTTCCACGGCTTAGTGAATTGTGCCGGGGTAGTGTTTCCGGAATCTCTATTAGAATGTACACTAGAGGCAATTGATCA aactATGAATGTTAATGTAAAAGGCATAATCAATGTCACTCAAATATTAGccaataaaatgataaaaaataatataaaaggatCTATAGTAAACATATCATCTCAAACATCGAAG GCAGCAATTAAAGATCATGTAGCGTATGCCGCTTCTAAAGGAGCCGTAGACTCCATGACCCAAGTCATGGCGCTGGAATTAGGCCCGCATGGAATAAGGGTCAACGCAGTAAACCCAACGGTCGTTATGACAGAACTCGGCCGACGAGTGTGGTCAGAACCCAGCAAATCACAATATATGCTTTCTAAAATACCTTTAGGACG ATTTGCTGAGGTCCAAGAAGTCGTAAATGCGATTGTATTTCTTCTGAGCAATAAAGCAAGTATGATCAACGCCGTCCACCTCCCAGTGGACGGAGGATTTCTCGCtacataa